A genomic segment from Cyprinus carpio isolate SPL01 chromosome A4, ASM1834038v1, whole genome shotgun sequence encodes:
- the LOC109066092 gene encoding filamin-C-like isoform X5 — protein MMSNNTYYDQQLPPQYYQGTDNGEDGEEEMPATEKDLAEDAPWKKIQQNTFTRWCNEHLKCMNKKINDLQKDLTDGLKLIGLLEVLSQKKMYRKYHARPNFRQMKLENVSVALEFLEREHIKLVSIDSKAIVDGNLKLILGLIWTLILHYSISMPMWEDEDDEDARKLTPKQRLLGWIQNKVPQLPINNFHRDWRDGKALGALVDNCAPGLCPDWETWDPSQPVENAREAMQQADDWLGVPQVIAPEEIVDPNVDEHSVMTYLSQFPKAKLKPGAPLRSKTLHPKRAKAYGPGIEPKGNVVLRPAEFVVETVEAGLGEVLVYIEDPEGHTEEARVIPNNDRNRSYSVVYVPKVEGLHKVKVLFAGQDIDRSPFLVNVSKALGDPNKVQARGAGLEPVGNVANKPTYFDIYTAGAGAGDVGVIIVDSQGCRDTVEIILENKGDSVFRCTYCPILEGPHTIYVTFAGQQIPKSPFTVHISEAPPSGRQIGSPVHIIPQSLRTPPSEKAKKLPPPTPPKPRRPTSNPNACRAIGRGLQPKGVRVKEVADFKVYTKGAGSGELRVQVKGPRGGDEPVKVQDLGDGVYECDYYPIFTGKYIITITWGGHAIPRSPFEVIVSEDAGPQKVRAWGPGLETGMVGKSADFVVEAIGTEVGTLGFSIEGPSQAKIECDDKGDGSCDVLYWPTEPGDYAVHVICDDEDIKDSPFMAHILPAANDVFPEKVKCYGPGLEPTGCIVNKPAEFTIDARGAGRGHLQIYAQDSEGFPINIQITDNGDSTYFCVYIPTKPIKHTIIITWGEVNVPNSPFRVTIGEGSHPENVKVHGPGVEKTGLKANEPTYFTVDCSEAGQGDVSIGIKCAPGVVGSAEADIDFDIIKNDNDTFTVKYTPPAAGRYTIMVLFADQEIPISPFRIKVDPSHDANKVKAEGPGLNKTGVEVGKPTHFNIYTKGAGKATPEVHFTTAGKGEAVSDFEIIDNHDYSFTVRYTALQQGNMSISVCHGGDPIPKSPFTITVAPPLDLNKVKVQGLNNKVDVGKDEEFTIDTRGAGGQGKVDVKITSPSHRPIPCKVESGASNEAHTVKYIPPEEGPYKVDISYDGNPVPGSPFTVEGVMPPDPSKVRAYGPGLKGGIVGKPAPFAIDTKGAGTGGLGLTVEGPCEAKIECQDNGDGSCSVSYLPTEPGEYSINILFADAHIPGSPFKAMVQSVFDPSKVTASGPGLERGKVNEAALFTVDCSKAGEAELTIEIISDSGAQAEVHVQNNSDGTYSITYIPPFHGMYTITIKYGGHAVPKFPARVQVDPALDTSGIKVYGPGVEPRGVLREVTTHFVVDTRVHSKMGGNHIKVNIVNPSGANTDAFITDKGDGTYRVEYTAYEDGVHVIEVLYDDVPVPKSPFRVAVTEGCDPSRVRAYGPGLEEGLVNKPNRFTVETRGAGTGGLGLAIEGPSEAKMSCKDNKDGSCSVEYIPFTPGEYDVNITFGGLPIPGSPFRVPVRELVDPSKVKCSGPGLGSGVRAHVPQTFTVDCSKAGLAPLEVLLYGPTGVTEPVNITDNGDGTHTVIYTPAKDGPYTVCVKYADQEVPRSPFKIKVLPAHDASKVRASGPGLNASGVPASLPVEFTIDARDAGEGLLTVQILDPEGKPKKANIRDNRDGTYTVSYVPDMTGRYTITIKYGGDEIPYSPYRIHALPSGDASKCLVTVSIGGHGLGSGLGPTIQIGEETVITVDAKAAGKGKVTCKVSTPDGAELDVDVVENADGTFDIYYTAPEPGKYIITIRFGGEHIPNSPFHVVATEEPVTAVDAMEPMLRPFNLVIPFTVQKGEITGEVRMPSGKTARPHITDNKDGTVTVKYAPTEKGLHEMDIKYDGNHIPGSPLQFYVDAINSGHVNAYGPGLSHGMVNKPTTFTIVTKDAGEGGLSLAVEGPSKAEISCKDNKDGTCTVSYLPTAPGDYNIIVKFDDKHIAGSPFTAKITGDDSMRTSQLNVGTATDVSLKITETDLSSLAASIRAPSGNEEPCLLKRLPNRHIGISFTPKEVGEHVVSVKKNGKHVTNSPFKIMVGQSEIGDASKVKVFGKGLIEGHTFEVAEFIVDTRSAGYGGLGLSIEGPSKVDINCSDVDDGTCKVTYCPTEPGTYIINIKFADQHVPGSPFTVKVLGEGRMKESITRKRQAPSIATVGSTCDLNLKIPGESGTQEMTAQVTSPSGNTEDAEIIEGEDSTYSVRFVPQEMGPHTVNVKYRGQHVPGSPFQFTVGPLGEGGAHKVRAGGTGLDRGVAGIPAEFSIWTREAGAGGLSIAVEGPSKAEISFEDRKDGSCGVAYVVQEPGDYEVSIKFNDEHIPDSPFIVPIASVSDDARLLTVTSLQEMGLKVNQEASFAVQLNGARGVIDAKVHTPSGAVEECYITELDNDKHAIHFIPWENGVHSIDVRFNGSHIPGSPFKIRVGEPSQAGDPGMVTAFGPGLEGGTTGVPSDFIVNTCNAGSGALSVTIDGPSKVKMDCQECPEGYKVTYTPMAPGSYLISIKYGGPQHIVGSPFKAKVSGARLSGGHSLHETSSVLVETVTKSSSVAGSFSTLPKFSSDASKVISRGAGLSKAFIGQKNTFTVDCSKAGTNMLMVGVHGPKTPCEEVYVKHMGNRMYNVTYTVKEKGDYILIVKWGEEMVPGSPFHVTVP, from the exons GCCTGTGTCCGGACTGGGAGACATGGGACCCGAGTCAGCCAGTGGAGAATGCAAGAGAAGCCATGCAGCAAGCCGACGACTGGCTCGGTGTGCCTCAG GTGATTGCTCCAGAGGAGATTGTAGATCCTAACGTGGACGAGCACTCAGTGATGACCTACCTGTCTCAGTTCCCCAAAGCCAAACTCAAACCTGGTGCCCCACTGCGATCTAAAACCCTGCATCCCAAGAGAGCCAAGGCCTACGGCCCAG GTATTGAGCCTAAAGGTAACGTTGTGTTGAGGCCAGCTGAGTTTGTGGTGGAGACTGTGGAGGCCGGGCTTGGAGAGGTCTTGGTGTACATTGAGGATCCAGAGGGCCACACAGAAGAG GCCAGAGTAATTCCCAACAATGACAGGAACAGGAGCTACTCTGTGGTCTATGTCCCAAAAGTGGAGGGTCTGCATAag GTGAAGGTGTTGTTTGCTGGACAGGACATTGACAGAAGCCCTTTCCTGGTAAATGTGTCTAAAGCACTGGGAGACCCGAACAAGGTGCAGGCCCGCGGGGCAGGTTTGGAACCGGTGGGCAATGTGGCCAATAAACCCACCTATTTTGACATCTACACGGCAG GTGCAGGAGCTGGTGATGTCGGTGTGATCATTGTGGACTCTCAGGGCTGCAGAGACACAGTGGAGATCATTCTGGAAAACAAGGGCGACAGTGTTTTCCGCTGCACTTACTGCCCTATTCTGGAGGGCCCTCACACTATATATGTGACATTTGCTGGCCAGCAGATACCCAAAAGCCCTTTCACTGTCCACATCTCAGAGG CTCCTCCGAGCGGCCGGCAGATCGGCTCCCCGGTTCACATAATCCCTCAGTCTTTACGCACACCGCCCTCAGAAAAGGCCAAGAAATTGCCTCCCCCAACACCACCCAAACCCAGGCGACCAA CGAGTAACCCGAATGCCTGTCGGGCCATTGGGCGTGGCCTGCAGCCCAAGGGTGTGCGTGTGAAGGAGGTGGCCGACTTTAAGGTGTACACGAAGGGAGCAGGCAGTGGAGAACTACGTGTTCAAGTCAAAGGGCCGA GAGGTGGCGATGAGCCTGTGAAGGTGCAAGACCTGGGAGATGGTGTGTACGAATGTGATTACTACCccatttttactggaaaatacaTTATCACCATTACTTGGGGTGGCCACGCCATTCCTCGTAG CCCATTTGAAGTGATCGTTAGTGAAGATGCTGGCCCTCAGAAGGTGAGGGCTTGGGGTCCAGGCCTGGAGACGGGCATGGTGGGAAAATCAGCTGACTTTGTGGTCGAGGCCATTGGCACTGAGGTTGGAACTCTGG GTTTCTCCATTGAAGGCCCCTCACAGGCTAAGATAGAGTGTGATGATAAGGGAGATGGATCTTGTGATGTTTTGTACTGGCCCACCGAGCCTGGTGACTATGCGGTCCATGTCATCTGTGATGATGAAGATATCAAAGACAGCCCCTTCATGGCCCACATCCTCCCTGCAGCCAATGACGTCTTCCCTGAGAAG GTTAAGTGCTACGGCCCTGGACTAGAACCAACTGGGTGCATTGTAAACAAACCTGCTGAATTTACAATTGACGCCCGTGGAGCTGGAAGAGGACATCTACAGATTTACGCTCAG GACTCAGAAGGCTTCCCCATCAACATCCAGATCACAGATAATGGTGACAGCACATATTTCTGCGTCTACATTCCCACCAAGCCCATCAAACACACTATCATCATCACCTGGGGAGAGGTCAATGTTCCCAATAGTCCATTCAGG GTAACCATTGGAGAAGGCAGTCACCCAGAGAACGTGAAGGTTCATGGACCAGGAGTGGAAAAGACTGGCTTGAAGGCCAATGAACCCACATACTTTACTGTGGATTGCAGTGAGGCTGGACAAG GAGATGTCAGCATTGGGATTAAGTGTGCTCCTGGCGTGGTGGGATCTGCCGAAGCAGATATTGATTTTGAcatcattaaaaatgacaatgacACATTCACAGTGAAGTATACACCTCCTGCAGCTGGACGCTACACCATCATGGTGCTGTTTGCTGATCAA GAAATTCCAATTAGCCCCTTCCGTATTAAAGTCGATCCATCCCATGATGCCAATAAGGTGAAAGCAGAGGGTCCCGGGCTCAACAAGACCG GTGTGGAAGTGGGCAAGCCGACCCACTTCAACATCTACACTAAAGGAGCAGGCAAGGCCACGCCTGAGGTTCACTTCACCACAGCTGGGAAAGGAGAAGCCGTCAGTGACTTTGAGATCATTGATAACCATGACTATTCTTTCACTGTGCGTTACACTGCATTACAGCAG GGTAACATGAGCATATCTGTGTGCCATGGCGGTGACCCCATCCCCAAAAGCCCTTTTACCATCACTGTTGCTCCTCCTTTGGATCTCAACAAGGTCAAAGTTCAAGGACTCAACAACA AAGTGGATGTAGGGAAAGATGAGGAGTTTACCATTGACACACGTGGCGCAGGAGGTCAAGGAAAGGTGGACGTCAAGATTACCTCACCTTCTCACCGACCAATCCCGTGCAAGGTTGAATCTGGAGCATCCAATGAGGCGCACACTGTTAAGTACATTCCCCCGGAAGAGGGACCCTACAAAGTGGACATCAGCTATGATGGAAACCCCGTGCCTGGAAGTCCTTTCACGGTGGAGGGAGTGATGCCTCCAGATCCCTCAAAG GTGCGAGCCTATGGCCCAGGCCTGAAGGGAGGTATTGTGGGTAAACCCGCTCCATTTGCCATCGACACCAAAGGTGCAGGTACAGGGGGTCTTGGGCTGACTGTGGAGGGCCCGTGTGAAGCCAAGATTGAGTGCCAGGACAACGGCGACGGATCTTGCTCAGTGTCCTATCTGCCCACTGAGCCTGGAGAGTATTCTATTAACATCCTGTTTGCTGATGCTCACATCCCTGGTTCTCCCTTCAAAGCCATGGTGCAGTCTGTCTTTGACCCAAGCAAGGTCACAGCTAGCGGACCGGGGCTGGAGAGAGGAAAGGTCAACGAAGCGGCGTTGTTCACGGTGGACTGCTCTAAAGCAGGCGAGGCAGAGTTGACCATAGAGATTATTTCAGATTCAGGAGCGCAGGCTGAGGTTCATGTCCAGAATAACAGCGATGGAACATATTCTATCACCTACATCCCTCCTTTCCACGGAATGTACACCATCACGATTAAATACGGAGGACACGCAGTGCCGAAGTTTCCTGCAAGGGTGCAGGTAGATCCTGCTCTCGATACCAGCGGAATCAAGGTCTATGGTCCAGGAGTGGAACCTAGAG GGGTACTCCGAGAGGTCACTACACACTTTGTCGTTGACACTCGGGTTCACAGCAAAATGGGTGGAAACCACATCAAAGTTAATATTGTTAACCCATCAGGTGCCAACACTGATGCGTTCATCACCGACAAAGGAGATGGCACTTACAGAGTGGAGTATACAGCATATGAGGATG GTGTGCATGTGATAGAGGTGCTGTATGATGACGTACCTGTCCCCAAGAGCCCGTTTAGGGTGGCGGTAACCGAAGGTTGTGATCCCAGCCGTGTACGTGCATACGGTCCTGGTCTGGAAGAGGGTCTGGTCAACAAACCCAACCGCTTCACTGTGGAAACCAG GGGTGCTGGCACGGGTGGTCTTGGATTGGCCATCGAGGGTCCATCAGAAGCTAAGATGTCTTGTAAAGATAACAAAGATGGCAGCTGTAGCGTGGAGTATATTCCTTTCACTCCTGGAGAATATGACGTCAACATCACTTTCGGAGGTCTGCCTATCCCAG GTAGTCCATTCAGGGTGCCTGTGAGGGAGCTGGTGGATCCTAGTAAGGTGAAGTGTTCTGGTCCTGGTTTGGGCAGTGGAGTTCGAGCCCATGTTCCTCAGACCTTCACCGTGGACTGCAGCAAAGCTGGACTCGCCCCACTGGAGGTGCTGCTGTATGGACCTACAG GAGTGACAGAGCCAGTGAATATCACAGACAATGGTGATGGCACACACACAGTGATCTACACTCCTGCTAAAGATGGACCGTACACTGTGTGTGTCAAATATGCAGACCAAGAAGTGCCACGCAG tCCATTTAAGATCAAGGTGTTGCCTGCTCATGATGCCAGTAAAGTCCGTGCCAGCGGTCCTGGACTGAACGCTTCCGGGGTTCCCGCCAGCCTGCCGGTGGAGTTCACCATCGATGCTCGTGACGCAGGCGAGGGACTTCTCACTGTACAGATTCTG GACCCAGAAGGAAAACCAAAGAAAGCCAACATTCGAGATAACAGAGACGGAACATACACTGTGTCCTACGTCCCAGATATGACAGGACGCTACACTATTACAATCAAATATGGCGGAGATGAGATCCCATACTCCCCCTACCGCATACATGCTCTGCCCAGTGGAGATGCCAGTAAATGCCTTGTGACAG TGTCGATTGGTGGACACGGATTGG GCTCTGGGCTTGGACCTACTATTCAAATCGGCGAGGAGACCGTTATCACTGTGGATGCAAAGGCTGCTGGGAAGGGGAAGGTCACCTGCAAAGTGTCAACTCCAGATGGGGCGGAGCTAGACGTGGATGTGGTGGAGAACGCGGACGGGACATTTGATATCTACTATACCGCTCCAGAACCTGGGAAATACATTATCACCATCCGCTTTGGAGGAGAGCACATTCCTAACAGCCCCTTCCATGTGGTG GCCACGGAGGAACCAGTCACTGCAGTGGACGCCATGGAGCCAATGCTTCGCCCGTTCAATCTGGTCATTCCATTTACTGTACAAAAGGGGGAGATTACAG gtgAGGTACGTATGCCCTCTGGTAAAACCGCCCGTCCTCACATCACTGATAACAAGGATGGGACTGTGACGGTCAAATATGCCCCCACCGAGAAGGGCCTACATGAGATGGACATCAAATATGACGGGAATCACATTCCAG GAAGTCCACTGCAGTTCTATGTAGATGCCATTAACAGCGGGCATGTGAATGCATATGGACCTGGTCTGAGTCATGGCATGGTCAACAAACCCACCACTTTCACCATCGTCACTAAGGACGCTGGAGAAg GTGGTCTGTCTTTGGCAGTGGAAGGCCCCTCTAAGGCAGAGATCAGCTGTAAGGATAATAAAGATGGCACCTGCACTGTGTCCTACCTGCCAACAGCACCAGGAGACTATAATATAATCGTCAAGTTTGATGACAAGCACATCGCTGGAAGCCCCTTTACAGCCAAGATCACAG GTGATGACTCCATGAGGACGTCCCAGCTGAATGTTGGCACAGCCACAGACGTGTCACTAAAGATCACAGAGACGGACCTGAGCTCCCTGGCCGCGAGCATCAGAGCCCCATCTGGCAACGAGGAGCCCTGCCTGCTGAAGAGACTGCCAAACCGCCACATCG GAATATCCTTTACTCCTAAAGAGGTGGGCGAGCATGTGGTCAGCGTGAAGAAGAATGGAAAACACGTGACCAACAGCCCATTCAAGATCATGGTGGGCCAGTCTGAGATCGGAGACGCCAGTAAGGTGAAGGTGTTTGGGAAAGGACTGATTGAAGGACACACCTTTGAAGTGGCTGAGTTCATTGTGGACACCAGAAGTGCAG GTTATGGAGGTCTCGGTCTGTCTATCGAGGGGCCCAGCAAAGTTGACATTAACTGTTCGGATGTGGATGACGGAACATGCAAAGTGACCTACTGCCCAACCGAACCTGGAACTTACATCATCAACATCAAATTCGCCGACCAACATGTGCCAG GAAGTCCATTTACAGTGAAGGTTCTGGGCGAGGGAAGAATGAAGGAGAGCATCACCAGAAAGAGGCAGGCGCCATCTATCGCCACAGTGGGCAGCACTTGCGACCTCAACCTCAAGATTCCAG gtgaaTCAGGTACGCAGGAAATGACCGCACAGGTGACGAGTCCCAGTGGTAACACGGAGGATGCTGAGATCATAGAAGGAGAGGATAGCACCTATAGTGTGCGTTTTGTGCCTCAGGAGATGGGTCCCCACACTGTCAATGTCAAATACAGGGGACAGCATGTCCCTGGAAGCCCCTTCCAGTTCACTGTCGGGCCCCTGGGAGAGGGAGGGGCCCATAAGGTTCGGGCAGGTGGTACTGGATTGGACAGGGGTGTGGCTGGAATTCCAG cTGAGTTCAGTATCTGGACCCGTGAGGCCGGTGCTGGTGGTTTGTCAATAGCTGTTGAGGGGCCCAGCAAAGCAGAGATTTCCTTTGAGGACAGGAAAGATGGTTCCTGTGGGGTGGCCTATGTAGTACAGGAACCTG gtGACTATGAGGTGTCAATCAAATTTAACGATGAGCATATCCCAGACAGCCCTTTCATCGTTCCTATTGCATCAGTGTCAGACGACGCCCGCCTACTTACCGTCACCAGCCTGCAG GAGATGGGTCTGAAGGTGAACCAGGAGGCCTCGTTTGCCGTGCAGCTGAACGGAGCGAGAGGGGTGATTGATGCTAAAGTGCACACACCATCTGGAGCAGTGGAGGAGTGTTACATCACTGAGCTAGACAATG ATAAACACGCCATACACTTTATTCCATGGGAGAACGGCGTCCACTCCATCGATGTCCGTTTTAATGGGAGTCACATCCCAGGCAGTCCCTTCAAGATCCGTGTCGGGGAACCCAGCCAGGCAGGAGATCCAGGAATGGTGACGGCTTTTGGGCCCGGCCTGGAGGGGGGAACTACAG GTGTACCCTCAGATTTCATTGTAAACACGTGTAACGCTGGCTCAGGAGCTCTGTCGGTCACCATCGACGGTCCATCGAAGGTGAAGATGGATTGTCAGGAGTGTCCAGAAGGATACAAGGTCACTTACACACCCATGGCTCCCGGCAGCTACCTCATCTCCATCAAATATGGAGGACCGCAGCATATCGTGGGCAGCCCCTTCAAAGCCAAAGTCTCTG GTGCACGTCTGTCCGGAGGACACTCTCTACATGAAACATCATCGGTTCTGGTGGAAACGGTGACGAAATCGTCCTCAGTGGCCGGATCTTTCTCTACTCTGCCAAAGTTCTCGTCCGACGCCAGTAAGGTGATCTCCAGGGGGGCCGGACTCTCCAAAGCCTTCATTGGCCAGAAGAACACCTTCACGGTAGACTGCAGTAAAGCAG GGACGAACATGTTAATGGTAGGAGTGCACGGGCCAAAGACTCCCTGTGAAGAAGTGTACGTCAAACACATGGGCAACAGAATGTACAATGTCACATACACAGTGAAAGAGAAAGGCGACTACATCCTGATAGTCAAATGGGGAGAAGAAATGGTGCCCGGAAGCCCTTTCCACGTCACCGTGCCTTAA